The Comamonas testosteroni genome includes a window with the following:
- a CDS encoding Ig-like domain-containing protein, whose amino-acid sequence MNFRRKSGALFLIAAAGLLHGANAEVVQYEFTDTLKKTKTVQASSAIDFLNPSGDIAVTVSAGIDRKIRLTAIDATGKQIATQTSAVVGPNDRVVANNKSYYGFVMTLRLPGEGKYTVKAELLSSSNQVVQTDGYQVIVDTTPPTAGEIAITSPYGGGIMADGLIAVAKVDNQTGLASVSISNIHDSNSVKSINYELLTSNSGIVVKSGDAQYAENSDSIDLKRTFFANTFNVDNGKYRLKFKINDIAGNTSTLERALYVNSACPDTPEFMGLYDPNSTSNFLDIPALKGFVGPSNGKNIVKFNPAKALYRVKKNQSRDFDPIWGGYFANMGVAKTVLTADEDYAYLVMDGPVNELGNFPNETHRWTNTSTHACKSMAVPNAEIDPLQSAPEPQFTEAYIDGYGWGANTFYTKDKNVPADTKVSRLRFHIKAPRGYDIQVSQGKPSCVIPAGEVSCEMEVDFPFNTSDSHGAYSFNGVFKRASDGQLSLSGNGRFFYWDKKSPTITSVSHIREIKEFVFTVNEPGTTSYGMGLNKGYIDAKNNRSGVVTEIAEVSGRTSAGNDHNLTISYKSLPDGEYTFSLRALDNYGNSVEKSVDGVYAIDSTPPVLNIVAGTSISTLDDVKINLSDALDKTPRITEVNLKGGASNENVFLTVRSLSAGNYALEYPVMFPSMKENEKYTLSIKAQDSQGNEVQKSVTFKYEPNQIALKGNSSKISIPAFEGDYVLEGGKKILETEKFTLKDGSNVVGVYDIFLTLRSDSEAPVRVNGVEVSPGETKTVIKDYNFGSNESKIAFDIKPGAQFKKGVANILVSSSAPNSPIVVGEVTMWKPEIDVTFPSRSIVQGIENYTVALRPETSATCQLTTQETKAKAANNLLAPVCLVDFFSKPVGDSIQVDVANGVDLIGRMNQVGREGVSFSLYVYDSKGKKNQVQSGIASVNSVSALGSVSLAATDDISNVVHSITDAGVRLKIQDGYKCSLTMNRDAAIQDAATRSTEQASNYCFVDWIKTPPGLVQDERSDTPYLRGVVSSEGVHPISWRVSLFTKTGAEIKLNEQSINLTAVNPPKPEILINSKSLVPDAENVLVVPMAGGYIGDVEIKSVRAALDLSIARGTEVLEQAKIEQSMGLSNNSTFRRLNADARNLWEVTKYKVAAAFTALPSVKQEVVYSVYAAPSESVKPVIKLDSDTAVNTSPMKVVVTMSDRGSTSSTYTPETMGKWKVRLVRVMTYNKREELAAPVAISETGEAVFNVDVGSLDSTALRFVAEAELESPVPGYKRVAESPQGAFVTISRGGEITSAISSRRTSGEAPFTNTFKLSIDERLDMRAVGDVAWEVSSDGGKSWVAHDVKNKSQRFMFVNVFDKGTHQVRAKVVNANSLKSKYSEPVEVIAYDKPKLVLTGAQAFYVGGTAKVTAALTLNGKPMNTGDAVVEWSVDNGETFNEGSTQFEIKQSEVARVRLVARARSKEAPAEDMSGYSVVRKTVEFLKMKPPRVYVDGPIRVEKGKTYELAARVTPPYRDMDLSFDGEFTLPNGTVQKGTSIQYTPSDEDLASQTINVTYTAWAQGFREDGAESTYVFKTKVWEYVWPTFGLEIKRTAKVAPSEVTVKIRPIAFSGNLEEPTYSWTLPTKAVITDSSKATQRTFKILEDGVYEIGVVVKDARGHETVIKQDLAIAESAPYKVELQYSGSNAINRAPLDVLLRPYVTGGHPLDRIDTRSFTVNGEKLDVAGHYGRITLNAGNHDVAFSIRSKMGEEAEAKVRISVKENTLPTCTLTQRETVGSWLFYASCKDEDGRMRSYEWTVDGEVKAVTGDRLTLNRIGDAKKPNVQLIGIDDAGGRSQPAALQ is encoded by the coding sequence AGCGCAGTTGTCGGACCCAATGACAGAGTTGTTGCGAACAACAAAAGTTATTACGGGTTTGTAATGACTTTAAGGCTACCAGGGGAAGGCAAGTACACAGTAAAGGCCGAGCTTCTTTCATCGTCAAATCAGGTGGTTCAGACTGATGGTTATCAGGTCATTGTGGACACGACACCACCGACCGCAGGCGAAATTGCGATCACGTCCCCCTATGGTGGCGGCATCATGGCCGATGGTCTTATTGCCGTTGCGAAAGTAGATAACCAGACAGGTTTAGCCAGTGTCTCCATATCCAATATTCATGACAGCAACTCTGTCAAGTCAATTAATTATGAACTTCTGACATCCAATTCTGGCATTGTTGTCAAATCTGGTGATGCTCAGTATGCCGAGAATTCGGATTCTATAGACTTAAAAAGAACTTTCTTTGCAAATACATTCAATGTTGATAATGGAAAATATAGACTCAAGTTCAAAATTAATGATATTGCTGGCAACACTTCAACATTAGAAAGAGCGTTGTATGTAAATTCAGCCTGTCCTGATACGCCGGAGTTTATGGGTCTTTATGACCCCAATTCAACAAGCAACTTTCTTGATATTCCTGCGTTGAAGGGATTTGTTGGTCCAAGCAACGGAAAGAATATTGTTAAGTTCAATCCAGCAAAAGCCTTGTATCGCGTCAAAAAAAATCAATCGAGAGATTTTGACCCGATCTGGGGCGGTTACTTTGCAAATATGGGAGTCGCAAAAACCGTATTGACAGCAGATGAAGATTATGCTTACTTGGTGATGGATGGGCCTGTAAATGAACTCGGCAACTTCCCAAACGAAACGCATAGGTGGACTAATACGTCAACACATGCTTGTAAGTCAATGGCGGTGCCAAATGCTGAGATTGACCCTTTGCAGTCAGCACCGGAGCCACAGTTCACGGAGGCATATATTGATGGATATGGTTGGGGGGCTAATACTTTCTACACGAAAGATAAAAATGTTCCTGCAGATACCAAAGTTTCACGTCTCCGATTTCATATCAAGGCACCTAGAGGCTATGACATTCAGGTTTCGCAAGGTAAGCCTTCATGCGTAATTCCGGCTGGTGAAGTTTCGTGTGAAATGGAAGTTGATTTTCCATTTAACACTTCAGATTCGCATGGTGCATACTCATTTAATGGCGTATTTAAAAGAGCGTCAGACGGCCAGCTTTCACTGTCAGGAAATGGGCGATTTTTCTACTGGGATAAGAAGAGTCCGACGATAACATCTGTATCCCATATCCGGGAAATAAAGGAATTTGTTTTTACTGTAAATGAGCCAGGCACAACCTCATATGGGATGGGACTAAATAAGGGATATATCGATGCAAAAAATAATAGAAGTGGAGTGGTGACGGAAATTGCCGAAGTCAGTGGAAGAACATCTGCAGGTAACGACCATAATCTCACGATTTCATATAAGTCTCTTCCTGATGGAGAATACACTTTTTCATTGAGAGCATTGGATAATTATGGTAACTCTGTCGAAAAAAGTGTTGATGGTGTTTATGCGATTGATTCGACCCCGCCTGTTCTGAACATTGTTGCCGGAACCTCGATTTCGACACTTGATGATGTCAAGATTAACTTGAGTGATGCACTGGACAAAACCCCCAGAATAACCGAGGTAAACCTGAAGGGCGGGGCGTCCAATGAGAACGTTTTTTTGACTGTGCGTTCACTTTCTGCGGGAAATTATGCTCTGGAATACCCAGTGATGTTTCCAAGTATGAAGGAGAATGAAAAATATACTCTAAGCATCAAGGCTCAAGATAGTCAAGGAAATGAGGTCCAGAAAAGTGTGACTTTCAAGTATGAGCCGAATCAGATCGCACTAAAGGGAAATTCTTCAAAGATTTCGATTCCGGCTTTTGAAGGCGATTACGTGCTGGAAGGCGGGAAGAAAATCCTGGAAACGGAAAAATTTACACTGAAAGATGGATCTAACGTTGTTGGTGTCTATGACATCTTCTTGACGCTTAGATCAGATTCAGAGGCACCCGTTCGCGTTAATGGTGTTGAAGTTTCGCCAGGGGAAACTAAAACTGTTATCAAGGACTACAACTTTGGTTCTAACGAAAGCAAAATTGCATTTGATATAAAGCCTGGTGCTCAATTCAAAAAAGGTGTTGCGAATATCCTGGTTTCCTCTTCCGCCCCGAATTCTCCAATCGTTGTTGGTGAAGTAACGATGTGGAAGCCAGAGATAGATGTCACCTTCCCTTCGCGTAGCATTGTTCAGGGAATTGAGAATTACACTGTTGCTCTTCGACCAGAAACATCAGCAACGTGCCAACTGACTACGCAAGAGACGAAGGCGAAGGCGGCAAACAATCTTCTTGCTCCGGTTTGTCTCGTGGACTTTTTTTCAAAACCTGTTGGTGACAGTATTCAGGTCGATGTGGCGAATGGTGTTGACCTCATTGGTCGTATGAATCAAGTCGGAAGGGAGGGTGTTTCATTTTCGCTGTATGTGTACGACAGCAAAGGGAAAAAGAATCAGGTGCAGAGTGGTATAGCATCGGTGAACTCGGTATCTGCTTTGGGATCTGTATCACTTGCTGCTACCGATGATATATCCAATGTGGTTCATTCAATTACTGATGCCGGTGTGAGGCTGAAGATTCAAGATGGCTACAAATGCAGTCTCACAATGAACAGAGATGCGGCGATTCAAGATGCTGCCACTCGGTCAACTGAGCAAGCGAGCAATTATTGCTTTGTTGATTGGATCAAGACCCCACCAGGGCTGGTTCAAGATGAGCGGTCTGACACGCCCTATCTTCGTGGCGTTGTCTCGTCTGAGGGGGTGCACCCGATCTCCTGGCGCGTGAGTCTGTTTACCAAAACTGGGGCTGAAATCAAGCTCAATGAGCAGTCAATCAACCTGACGGCGGTGAACCCACCTAAGCCCGAGATCCTTATCAACTCCAAGAGCTTGGTACCAGACGCTGAAAACGTGTTGGTTGTTCCGATGGCGGGCGGGTACATCGGTGATGTCGAAATCAAGTCGGTACGTGCCGCTCTGGACCTATCCATCGCGCGTGGTACTGAAGTCTTGGAACAGGCAAAAATTGAGCAGTCGATGGGCCTGTCCAACAATTCGACCTTTCGACGATTGAATGCGGACGCCCGTAATCTGTGGGAAGTCACGAAGTACAAGGTTGCAGCGGCCTTTACCGCACTTCCTAGTGTGAAACAGGAGGTCGTGTACAGCGTCTATGCAGCGCCCAGCGAAAGTGTGAAGCCAGTCATCAAACTGGATTCAGACACAGCTGTTAACACCTCGCCCATGAAGGTGGTGGTCACGATGAGCGACCGAGGCTCAACCTCTTCGACCTATACCCCCGAGACAATGGGGAAGTGGAAGGTGAGGTTGGTGCGAGTCATGACTTACAACAAGCGCGAAGAGCTTGCTGCACCAGTTGCGATCTCTGAAACTGGCGAGGCTGTATTCAATGTCGATGTTGGCAGTTTAGATTCGACGGCTCTGCGGTTCGTGGCCGAAGCTGAGCTAGAAAGTCCTGTACCTGGCTACAAGCGAGTGGCAGAGTCGCCTCAAGGTGCCTTCGTCACCATTTCACGAGGCGGAGAGATCACATCAGCCATATCTAGCCGTCGAACGTCTGGAGAAGCCCCCTTCACGAACACCTTCAAGCTGAGCATCGATGAGCGTTTGGATATGCGCGCTGTGGGCGATGTTGCCTGGGAGGTCAGTTCTGATGGTGGAAAGAGCTGGGTGGCGCACGATGTCAAGAACAAATCACAACGCTTCATGTTTGTGAATGTCTTCGACAAAGGTACACATCAGGTCCGCGCAAAGGTGGTCAATGCTAATTCGCTGAAGTCCAAGTATTCGGAGCCAGTGGAAGTCATTGCTTACGACAAACCGAAACTTGTGCTCACAGGTGCTCAAGCCTTCTACGTGGGTGGTACCGCCAAGGTCACAGCTGCCCTAACGCTCAATGGGAAGCCAATGAACACAGGAGATGCAGTAGTTGAATGGTCTGTAGACAACGGAGAAACCTTCAATGAAGGATCTACCCAGTTCGAGATCAAGCAGTCTGAAGTGGCCCGAGTGCGTTTGGTGGCCAGAGCGCGCTCTAAGGAAGCGCCTGCAGAGGACATGAGTGGCTACAGCGTTGTTCGAAAAACTGTGGAATTCCTGAAGATGAAGCCGCCGCGCGTCTACGTCGATGGCCCAATTCGGGTCGAGAAGGGAAAGACCTATGAACTGGCTGCACGGGTGACACCTCCGTATCGAGACATGGATTTGTCGTTCGATGGCGAGTTCACTCTACCGAATGGAACTGTTCAGAAGGGCACATCCATCCAATACACCCCCAGTGATGAAGATCTTGCATCGCAAACGATTAACGTGACCTACACGGCATGGGCACAAGGTTTCCGTGAAGATGGGGCTGAGTCCACCTACGTTTTCAAGACAAAGGTTTGGGAGTATGTGTGGCCAACCTTTGGCTTGGAGATCAAGAGAACCGCAAAGGTTGCACCTTCAGAGGTGACGGTCAAGATCCGGCCTATCGCATTCAGTGGCAACCTTGAAGAGCCTACCTATAGCTGGACTCTTCCTACCAAGGCAGTCATTACGGACTCTAGCAAGGCGACACAGCGCACCTTCAAGATCCTTGAAGACGGTGTGTATGAAATTGGCGTTGTTGTGAAAGATGCCCGTGGCCATGAGACTGTGATCAAGCAAGATCTGGCAATCGCTGAGTCTGCCCCCTACAAGGTGGAACTTCAGTACTCTGGGTCGAACGCAATCAACCGCGCCCCCTTGGATGTCCTGCTACGACCATATGTGACTGGTGGCCATCCGCTTGACCGCATCGACACACGCTCGTTCACCGTGAATGGTGAAAAGCTGGATGTCGCGGGACACTATGGCCGAATCACTCTTAATGCTGGTAATCACGATGTAGCGTTCAGCATCCGCAGCAAAATGGGTGAGGAAGCTGAGGCAAAGGTGCGGATCAGTGTGAAAGAAAACACTCTGCCAACATGCACGCTGACACAGCGAGAAACAGTAGGCTCCTGGCTCTTCTATGCATCCTGCAAAGATGAAGATGGCCGCATGAGGTCCTATGAATGGACGGTAGACGGTGAGGTGAAAGCGGTTACTGGTGATCGCCTGACGCTGAACCGCATTGGCGATGCAAAAAAGCCTAATGTCCAGCTGATCGGCATCGATGATGCAGGCGGGCGTTCGCAGCCAGCCGCGCTGCAGTAA